One region of Cryptococcus deuterogattii R265 chromosome 14, complete sequence genomic DNA includes:
- a CDS encoding NAD-dependent histone deacetylase SIR2 yields MSEGVPLPPAQEIKPGDTYQIDSEEYDSDQERDNLSDGEYDKLVEEAENGYTDEEMDQYTRQLKENGIINFLRSYLTLTEDGEMRSLRKLLLGFGLVPPLPLRSPGIPDLQLLPFAKAALSRILRRRERLQDISSLDDAVSLLARAKKIIVLSGAGISTSCGIPDFRSSTGLYAQLQDEGKYELDDPQQMFDIRYFREKPEVFYSFAKQIYPSNFVPSPCHRWIKMLEDRGVLLRNYTQNIDTLENLAGVERVLQCHGSFKTASCLRCKQQVPGRTIEPYIMSQEIPYCGSCSEKCAAEREARKAYREKLKKLKAKTKGSGKANEWDDDDDEDDDENADQWGGGEPGIIKPDITFFGQALDSEFDECLFKDREEVDLLVVIGTSLKVAPVSEVLTHIPHSVPQIFINLTPVYHVHPDISLLGDADSIVTYLSDRLGWPIPPPTVLPTPASVVGEVKSEGAAFAGQKDEIKLERATHVVIPPEEAQWLTIDEERHFHLLRRKGDPAIQAETNVAAPVVPFSPEPEHSSQSQPQSIGNTAEQPLSLSIVPMQVGEAEEGYISDEEDEEDDPPRKRAKVVDSLLGNGSS; encoded by the exons ATGAGTGAGGGGGTTCCTCTGCCACCAGCACAAGAGATCAAGCCCGGCGACACATATCAGATAGACTCCGAGGAATACGATTCCGATCAAGAACGCGATAATCTTTCCGATGGAGAATATGATAAACtagttgaagaag CGGAGAATGGATATactgatgaagagatggatcAGTATACTCGCCAGCTCAAGGAAAATGGCATTATAAATTTTTTGAGGAGCTATCTAACATTAACAGAGGATGGCGAGATGCGATCGCTTCGAAAACTGTTATTAGGTTTTGGCCTTGTTCCT cctcttcctcttcggtCTCCGGGAATTCCCGACCTCCAATTACTTCCCTTTGCCAAAGCTGCCCTTTCTAGGATTTTACGCAGACGTGAACGTCTTCAagacatctcttctttggaTGATGCTGTTTCCTTACTAGCCAGGGCCAAGAAGATAATTGTGCTCTCTGGGGCTGGAATCTCGACATCTTGCGGTATACCGGACTTTCGTTCAAGCACTGGTCTGTACGCTCAGCTGCAGGATGAGGGGAAATATGAGTTGGATGACCCACAGCAAATGTTTGACATCAGGTACTTCAGAGAGAAACCAGAAGTTTTCTA CTCCTTCGCCAAGCAAATTTATCCCAGTAACTTTGTCCCCAGCCCTTGTCATAGATGGATCAAGATGTTAGAAGATCGAGGTGTT CTTTTAAGGAACTACACACAAAACATAGATACTTTAGAAAACTTGGCAGGCGTGGAGAGAGTTTTGCAGTGTCATGGTTCTTTCAAGACTGCTTCTTGCCTT CGCTGTAAACAACAAGTGCCAGGTCGGACTATAGAACCGTACATAATGTCTCAAGAGATTCCATACTGCGGATCTTGCAGTGAAAAATGCGCTGCTGAGCGAGAGGCAAGAAAAGCTTATAGAGAGAAATTGAAGAAATTGaaagcaaaaacaaaaggaagCGGCAAAGCGAATGAGTgggacgatgatgatgacgaagacgatgatgagaatgcGGATCAATGGGGTGGAGGCGAACCCGGTATCATCAAG CCTGATATAACCTTTTTCGGCCAGGCCCTCGATTCAGAGTTTGATGAATGTCTATTCAAAGATCGCGAAGAGGTGGATCTGCTTGTTGTTATAGGTACTAGTTTGAAGGTGGCGCCTGTGAGCGAAGTACTCA CACACATACCGCATTCTGTACCACAAATATTCATCAATCTAACTCCCGTCTACCATGTACACCCAGAC ATATCTCTCTTGGGCGATGCCGACAGCATAGTGACCTACCTTTCGGATAGGCTTGGCTGGCcaattcctcctcctacAGTACTTCCGACACCAGCATCTGTTGTTGGTGAGGTTAAGAGCGAGGGGGCAGCTTTTGCAGGCCAAAAGGATGAAATCAAACTTGAGCGAGCTACTCATGTTGTAATACCTCCTGAAGAAGCGCAGTGGCTCACCATCGATGAAGA ACGCCacttccaccttctccgTCGAAAGGGCGATCCCGCCATCCAGGCTGAGACTAACGTCGCTGCTCCCGTCGTACCATTCTCTCCAGAGCCCGAACAttcttcccaatcccaacCTCAATCCATTGGAAACACGGCAGAACAGCCATTGTCTCTATCTATCGTACCTATGCAAGTAGGCGAGGCTGAGGAAGGTTACATctctgacgaagaagatgaagaggatgaccCGCCTAGAAAGCGAGCAAAGGTGGTGGATAGTCTGCTTGGAAACGGGAGTTCTTGA
- a CDS encoding vacuolar protein, which produces MCCEADWKREVVPDHKFDFINVKEFHKGDIWTRIKYILRYVFLLKSVAVYALDIFTAVTMVSSDHWTNAITSRCDSDCAVDVQFKIAKWVFVGCIIFSFLLLGYETYKAKKVIDSRDISYAFTNLLANDYYSFRSYDNFCLFCQIESSSKKKDDLAFFIFFTFKGWKRLLLADGPRQSINALLLYSFAAANNFQTTDIPAYWDNSPITALLLFSMIFTVLIFAGSLLLLIVAAITYIPLLCYIQGNLKEYVCHKIDKRIAELIKKKQRQRIARAAAIDKKRAMAGVAGAGAGTGRRTSKNGGSDLDGYGYGRTPQPTLPQVSLDDQVYQDDIKLRAKIKAESAGMNFPFSTPPPSNEYPPAPPAMGEYGMYQEYGSSTSLVGNAAPLGISYPPSLVTPGLSRPGPGPIPGLPQSNSMSSLPSLPSYSSVNINAENRQQLPLLPHSNSIQSINQYTPGGGLGQASSGRVSPYDRHDQYEYGHAGQYDSYDSYDSYDSYTQDYFSHPQIVQPPLPSASQPQQPHMLPGYQTYTPAAPAPMSGYGRDQYSYARYE; this is translated from the exons ATGTGCTGTGAGGCTGATTGGAAGCGAGAGGTTGTCCCCGACCACAAG TTTGATTTCATCAACGTAAAGGAATTTCATAAAGGCGACATATGGACGAGGATCAA GTATATCCTTCGATATGTTTTCCTGTTAAAATCGGTTGCGGTCTATGCTTTGGACATCTTTACTGCCGTAACGATGGTCTCTTCCGATCAT TGGACAAATGCCATCACCTCCAGATGTGACAGTGACTGTGCGGTGGATGTCCAATTCAAGATTGCCAAATGGGTATTTGTCGGGtgcatcatcttttccttcctcttacTTGGATACGAAACGTACAAGGCGAAAAAGGTCATCGATTCTAGGGATATATCGTATGCTTTTACCAACTTGCTGGCGAATGACTATTATTCTTTTC GATCATATGACAATTTTTGCCTCTTTTGTCAAATTGAATCAtcgtcaaagaagaaggacgacCTTGCgtttttcatctttttcacttttaAAG GCTGGAAACGGCTACTCCTTGCCGACGGTCCCCGCCAATCCATCAAcgctctccttctctaCTCTTTCGCCGCCGCCAACAATTTCCAAACAACCGACATTCCAGCTTACTGGGACAACTCACCCATCAccgccctcctcctcttctccatgaTCTTCACCGTCCTCATCTTTGCAggctctctcctcctcctcatcgtcgCTGCCATCACTTacattcctcttctttgctaTATCCAAGGCAACTTGAAAGAATACGTTTGTCACAAAATAGATAAACGGATAGCCGAGttgatcaagaagaagcagaggcagaggattGCGAGAGCTGCTGCGATTGACAAGAAGCGAGCAATGGCCGGTGTGGCTGGTGCAGGGGCAGGCACCGGCCGAAGGACATCAAAGAACGGGGGGTCTGATTTGGATGGTTATGGGTATGGAAGGACGCCTCAGCCGACGTTACCCCAAGTCTCACTCGATGATCAAGTTTATCAAGATGATATCAAGTTGCGCGCCAAAATCAAAGCTGAGAGCGCCGGCATGAATTTCCCGttttccacacctcctccttcaaacGAGTATCCTCCCGCGCCTCCCGCTATGGGCGAGTATGGGATGTATCAGGAATATGGCAGTTCAACGAGTTTGGTAGGCAACGCAGCTCCCTTGGGGATCTCctaccctccttctctggTCACCCCCGGACTCAGTCGTCCTGGTCCTGGTCCGATTCCGGGCCTGCCACAGTCCAATTCAatgtcttccttgccttctttaCCATCCTATTCTTCCGTCAACATTAACGCCGAGAATCGACAACAGCTACCGTTACTACCCCATTCAAACTCGATACAGTCGATCAATCAATATACCCCCGGTGGCGGACTGGGTCAGGCCTCTTCTGGTAGGGTATCACCCTACGATCGTCATGATCAGTACGAGTATGGCCATGCTGGTCAGTACGATTCGTACGATTCGTATGATTCATATGATTCGTATACGCAAGATTACTTTTCGCACCCTCAGATTGTacaacctcctcttccatcagcATCCCAGCCCCAGCAGCCCCACATGTTGCCCGGCTATCAGACATACACCCCCGCCGCCCCCGCCCCCATGTCTGGGTATGGTCGGGATCAATATTCGTACGCACGATACGAGTAA
- a CDS encoding carboxylesterase produces MRLFNILPIFLTVVADASSLHPRQGTSSAVSVSLSASMALPSTSSSASAAVPSAVKSGANSFASSRTVQSSASSTPGASASKGIIPSPSSNVTQAAPAVTIYPDTSSGQPVEIIGTRVTSAGQDVYLGIPFARPPIDGLRFTPPESYTYNSSTFQATTAPPACMQDNSSNNQTISEDCLYLNVYSPAGSNATNNWLPVMVWVYGGSFTSGSINTYPGTAILAYAEQTERPFIFVAINYRLGVFGWGTGSGFAENNAANLGLRDIMKGLSWVQENIWAFGGNPDQVTVFGESAGAISISLLFLNQSTTLFSAAIMESGAQSTAPIGPTNTTWEDAYTALLATTNCTSPSAGNVTQFQCLKALPAQELLRGQLAVRNQTEFAAGFIYAPTIDGDLITDSPHTLLSQGQFANKPFITGNNKDEGTRFIPTSINSTLYGLKIIDLAEPIDPSNETLAQLISLYPDNPSLGSPFGTGNETFGLDPSFKQFAALYGDGQFQSLRRYFLQQANQYGNTQTWTYQFEQLTPGAPGYLGSYHGSEVIYVFGAANPNLAATAGSNANYTEADQQLSQTMMNYCQNSLTRKTDYRINFAYYHNPNGNGDSNNTTGSANTTYWSSHDVTANNKNMLRLKSDNITVFQDDYREQQMDFFLDHAKEFNARRRWLPT; encoded by the exons ATGCGGTTGTTTAATATCCTCCCCATATTCCTGACCGTCGTCGCAGACGCTTCCTCACTCCACCCACGCCAAGGGACATCTTCTGCTGTGTCTGTATCACTGTCGGCTTCAATGGCTCTTCCGAGCACATCCAGCAgtgcttctgctgctgtaCCTTCGGCTGTAAAGTCTGGGGCCAATAGCTTCGCCTCCTCTCGGACTGTTCAATCCAGCGCTTCAAGCACACCCGGTGCCTCGGCCAGTAAGGGGATTatcccttccccctcttccaatgTGACGCAGGCTGCTCCAGCTGTAACGATCTACCCAGACACCTCTAGCGGCCAGCCCGTCGAGATCATTGGTACGAGGGTGACAAGTGCCGGGCAGGATGTATATCTGGGTATTCCTTTTGCCCGCCCTC ccaTCGATGGGTTACGATTCACTCCCCCCGAGTCGTACACTTACAACTCGAGCACATTTCAAGCCACCACCGCTCCTCCTGCATGTATGCAGGACAACTCTTCAAACAACCAAACCATCTCAGAGGACTGCTTGTATCTCAATGTATATTCTCCTGCTGGGTCAAATGCTACTAATAACTGGCTCCCTGTCATGGTCTGGGT GTACGGAGGGTCGTTCACATCGGGATCCATTAATACTTATCCGGGCACCGCCATTCTGGCTTACGCTGAACAAACT GAAAGGccattcatcttcgtcgCCATCAACTACCGTCTTGGTGTTTTCGGTTGGGG CACTGGGTCAGGATTTGCCGAGAACAATGCCGCCAATTTGGGATTAAGAGATATCATGAAAGGCCTTTCTTGGGTACAAGAAAATATTTGGGCGTTTGGAGGTAACCCCGACCAG GTGACTGTCTTTGGAGAATCTGCAGGtgccatctccatctccttaCTCTTCTTGAACCAAAGCACTACCCTCTTCAGCGCTGCT ATCATGGAGAGTGGAGCCCAATCTACAGCCCCTATAGGACCTACGAATACTACATGGGAAGACGCCTACACCGCTCTCTTGGCCACTACCAACTGCACGTCTCCTTCTGCTGGAAACGTCACACAGTTTCAGTGTTTGAAAGCGCTGCCTGCCCAGGAGCTATTGCGTGGGCAGCTGGCAGTGAGGAATCAGACTGAGTTTGCAGCTGG ATTTATCTATG CCCCAACTATTGACGGAGACCTCATCACTGATTCTCCCCATactctcctttctcaagGCCAATTCGCCAACAAGCCATTCATTACCGGTAACAACAAGGACGA GGGCACACGTTTCATCCCGACTTCAATCAACAGCACTCTTTACGGTCTTAAAATTATTGATCTTGCCGAACCGATTGACCCAAGTAATGAGACGCTGGCTCAGCTTATCAGTCTGTACCCTGACAATCCTTCCCTCGGATC GCCATTTGGTACTGGTAACGAGACATTTGGACTGGATCCCTCTTTCAAGCAATTCGCCGCCCTCTATGGTGACGGCCAATTCCAATCTCTTAGACGATACTTTCTCCAACAGGCAAACCAGTATGGAAATACCCAGACTTGGACTTATCAGTTTGAACAGTTGACGCCAGGGGCTCCCGGGTATCTTGGAT CGTACCATGGCTCAGAAGTGATTTACGTCTTTGGCGCCGCCAACCCCAACCTCGCTGCCACTGCAGGGTCCAACGCGAACTACACCGAAGCCGATCAACAACTCTCGCAGACCATGATGAATTATTG TCAAAATTCCCTGACAAGAAAAACCGATTACAGGATTAACTTTGCCTACTACCACAACCCCAACGGTAACGGCGACAGCAACAATACTACCGGCAGCGCGAACACCACCTACTGGTCGAGCCATGATGTTACAGCCAATAATAAGAACATGCTCCGCTTGAAGAGTGACAACATTACCGTCTTCCAAGATGATTATAGGGAGCAGCAAATGGACTTTTTCTTGGATCACGCCAAGGAATTCAATgccagaaggaggtggcTACCCACCTAG